GCTTTAGATATGATTGGATTTTTAAGTCAAGAGAAATTTAcgtctttttgttaaaaagaaaaagcaaacaatattttttcaaaagcaattaattagtaattaccGACAGATCGAAACACTGTCATAATTTGCTGTTAAAATCTATTAGCAAATCATTTGTAAACTTTACCGAATTTGTTGACCAGATTTCGTTGCTAATATTGCTatggttttttgttattttttgcttGCTAGTATTTTCACTATATCGacgaagaaaaccaaaaagtttCGTTTATGCctctttttacttctttttttaattgctAAACCATGAAATCTGATGTGATATATATCTTGTAATCTTACGCCACTTTTCTGATCTCTAGTTTGTCATGAGCCATCGATAAAATAAGTGAATGATGAAGTAATTAGATTTAGAGGAGATAATGAATTATCCCATCAAAACTCGAAAcatatattactatattataGGATGTTTAAACCAACCCTTCAAGTTACTTCAAGTTAATTTCGGTTGCAAGTTTATCTTCCAAATCCGAATTATGCAAGTCAATTCCACCATCTCTAAAATCACCCGTAATATAGTCCTCCCGTATAGCGATGACGTGACATTCGATAACtctgtttaaaaatataagtgtttatgcaaaaaaaactttaatgtaatttttttttgcaagataTACTTTCATGTCAAATAAATAGGGATCAAACCACAATCTGAAAAATCTCATGAAATATAGCTCTTTTGTGTATCGATAACATGACAGTCGATAACTCATTTAGAACATGTGCAATGCGTAGAGATTTTAAGAGTCATTTATTTAGGATTTTTGAATCAATAACTGTaactaactaaaattttatcatatttgttCTGGttcgtttgtttctttcaaaataactaaaattaaccaaatttaaccgtcattaaccaaaaaaatataaagaagaaaatattagaaagaaaattaaaattgagtatttaattttgacaaatataactaacaatatttagatattttgattattcaaagtatttgattgttttggttctaaaaattactaatattttgagtttttaattatAGTTATGGGTattaattttggatattttctaaGTTTCTGGATATTTTGGTTAATCGTTTGGTTATCGgttctgttttattttatttaacacttaaataaataactcaattaaattatatgCATTAAAGTAATATATTCGATAGACttataaaatctctaaatgAGTTGTCGACTGTTATGTCATCGATACACAAAAGAGCTACATTTCatgaaaattttcagattGTGGTTTGATCTGTATTTATTTGACATGAATGTTtatcttgcaaaaaaaattacattgaaggtttttttacattaacttttatgttttcaaacaGAGTTATCGAATGTCACGTCATCGCTACATGAGAAAATTGTATTGTGGGTGATTTTAAAGATAGTGGAGTTAACTTACataatttggatttgaaagaTAAACTTGTAAACGAAATTAACTTGAAAggttgttttgtaaaaaaaaattatattatatactatTGAGTAGAAACGACGCTTATGATTCTATTAAAGATGTAATAAGAATATGTATTAGTGATCGCTTGATTCCgctgattatttttttttatctgatGTTTTACTAactttacataaaaattatattataaagataaaagagaaataatacagactatttaaaaaaaaaaagattgtaataagagataaaatacaatattttgttttgtttatatcttGATGTATCTTACCGTTTTATCAGTtgattacaataaaaaaaatatatctctttttttttgtgagaaAAACTATCTCTTAACATAGCGATAAAAAGTTACGCTAGTTTATGCCAACTATcaattttattagttataacttataaaaaacaaagattttgtGAGTTTTATCCATAACTTACCAAAGCTTTCATCCATAACTTACCACTCTacataaaattacatatttttttgaaaaaagtcATGTGGAGTctcaaaagaaagaatctaTTTGctcatttttttgtgataaattCTACATACCTAGCTACTCATATTCATGAACATGGTTTCAAATCTAGAAGTCTTTCTACttcagaaataaaataaagaaactagCTGCTAAGTGCTAACTTCATATTTTGTTCTCAAAGATAACAACTTTAAAACGGATAATCTAGCAAGAAATACTTGAAAactagaaaatattaatttggtttttttatttattttatttattatcatttatttacGGAACcaactatttttcttaatgGATAAATAAAATGCATATTtgtcaaacaaacaaaatcgaGTAGAGAAATTATCTAACACGTGAGAgataatttacaaaacaatcCAACATATATTATGGTCCCCATCTTGAAACTTCCCAATTAATTCGTATTTGACGGTGGCGTGACAACTTCGAAAGACTAACCATAAGACCTAGTGCATTCACTAGTCACTACCATTCAATAAATCTCACAAATTCTCTTAAAAATTCGATACTTTTCAATCACCTTTCtacaaaaacaatacaaaacaaaatctaaatacGTGAGCAAATAATACCCATAAATATATGTGTATTATTAGCAATTtgataatataaaaaacaaaacggcaaaaaaaaaagtgttttaagACACTGAATCGTAGTGGTTATAACGTCAGTGCAGCTTCTAAggaaggtttcttcttcttcttcatcttcctcttaaTCACAAACTGGTCAAACTCtgcctctctcttctctaaacccaaacaaaagaaaaaaaccatttttctcatcttcttcttctttattcacAAACCTCACCAAACACACATTCCTTAAACCAGATCTTCATTCTCCGATTCTCTTGTCCCTTATTTGTCTGCTGTTACAAAAACCCTCTTCATTTTCCCAGAAACCcacttatcttcttcttaaattaCTATCATCCTCACTCAAAAGTCTCACACTTTCTCAAAATGTCTTGTTTCTTAAGCTGTGTCCGTTTCGAAACAACCACCGACAACAACAAACCCACGAGTACAGAATCTGGTTCTGTCTCCGGTGTTACCTGTTATACCTGGGATGATGTTGAGTCTCTCACTTCCAATTTCTCTAGACTTATTGGTACTGGTGGCTATAGTAGTATCTACTTAGCTCGTGTGTCTGGTTCTATCAACGCAGCTCTCAAGGTTCATGTCAGTAGTCATCGTCTTTATCAAGTGTTTAGGTCTGAGCTTGAGATTTTGCTTCGTCTTCAACATCCTCACATTGTTAAGCTTCTTGGTTACTTTGACGATTCAGGTTCCTATCCTTCCTCTCTTAATCCGTTTTTAAATTCTTGAAATTCCCTAATCAAGAACTGGTCCTAGGAATTATTAACATCCATGAAAAGTCAAATACTTTAAAGAACAGAGCTTTATTCTTGTCTTGTCCTAATTACAATTCTTTTGTAGATTCGTTTCACTTTTACACTAGTTGGTTAGCTTTTCCTTGTTGCAAATTGTTTATCTTTTGAGTGGATTCTTAGTGTGAAtctaatgttgttgttgtttttgttgtgtatTTTTCAGAAGAAAGTGGAGCACTATTACTAGAGTACCTTCCTCAAGGTAACCTTCAAGAGAAGCTTAACCGGAACAGCAAACAAGTGTTACCATGGAGAAACAGAACCGCTATTGCGTTTCAGGTTGCGCAAGCAATTGAACATATTCATGAGAAATGTAGTCCTCAGATTGTGCACGGTGACATCAAATCTTCCAACATACTTCTTGACAAACATTTCAACTCCAAGCTTTGTGATTTCGGATCAGCTAAAGTTGGTTTCTCGTCTATGGTTCAGCCTTCTAAGACGACGTCAACTATGTCACCACGATCCAAGCAAGTGATGATGATTGGTTCTCCAGGGTACACAGATCCTCATTACTTGAGAACTGGTATTGCTTCGAAGAAGATGGATATGTATGGGTTTGGAGTGGTGGTTCTTGAGTTGGTTTCGGGTAAAGAAGCGGTTAGTTCTGAGAGAGGTGAGATGTTGGTGCATTCAACAGCTTCGTTGATACATGAGATTCTTGATTCGAATGGAGATattggagaagagaaagtgagacAGTTCTTGGATCCAAGGTTGTCCAGGGATGGTAGTATTGATTTGGAAGAGGTTAAGACAATGCTACGTGTGGCTGCTTTCTGTCTTCGTAGCCCTCCATCGCTGAGACCCTCTGCTTCTCAAGTAGTTCAAACTCTTAACAAGAAGATACCGTCTCTATCTTTCCTCGGTTGTGGTAAAAAAGAGTGATACATAAAACTAACCTGTGTGTTTTAGGTGATGAGGTTTAGGTAGTGATTGTGTTGCAGGTCTTAGTAGAAAGATCTGAAACGTTTGCTGAGAAGATTGAGTTTCGTTGTATAGGAGATTctgcaaaaaccaaaaagaaagaaggaagattCAAATTCCTCTTCTGCTTTGTGATGTGTATAGTAATCAAGCAAAACAACATTCATGTGATTTGCATTTTGTAAGAGTTACTGTGTGGATGTATAATACAAATGATTGGATGAAATTCGGTAACCGGTTTGGTTAGGAACCAACAAACCGAAATTACTAtaaatttatccaaaattaaatCGAGATAACCAAACAATTGTACTGAAATGAACCGAAGAATAGATGCGTAGTTATTGAAAAAGTtgataaaaccaaaccaaatcaaaccgAATTTGGGAATAGAACCGAACTTTGTACTCTATAACCCAATCCAAACCGAATCGGACCGATgaactaaattttgttttgtcatatttgaTCCATTTCTCTTCACTGACGAGACAAACTCGACGAAGCAATGTGGTCTCTTGCGCTAACGTTACCATCTCCGTCTTTGGTGTCGGTGAGGAGCACTAAACTCGGACGAAGTGTTAGTAATGGTGGCCGGAATTGGTCGGGACTTACTAAGTTGTCGGAGAAATCGAAGACTAAACGAGGTAATGGTCTCTGCTGCAAGGCGGAGCTGTCGGAGCTAGCTCCAGTCGTCTCTGCTACTTATGGTGTACTTCTTCTAGGAGGCGGTCTCTTCGCTTGTAAGTTACTACTGATCTcataattcaaattatttatctgGATTTTTGGCTCAATACactaaaaaatttgaactttgtaTTCCGAAATTGAAGATAGCAAATCTGGAAGCAAAGGTTCTCTCTTTGGGGGTTTGACCGGTTCTGTTCTTATGGCATCTGTACGATCTTGCTCTCTCTGTCTCTATTCTTAGTGTTAGTTTCAAGTTACTACAGAGTTAAAAATCTGAACTTTGTCCTTTGAGGAAGGTAGTTAGGAACTTAGTGCAATATTCAGgtcattgtttcttcttgatgTGGTTCTCTTGCAAGCTTTATTTCAATTCCTTGACAACAATGGTGTTTTTGTCTCTTTAGGGAGGGCTTAAGAAACTATCTACAACAGTTGATCTGCTAGAATCTTCTCCTATTGTTGCATACCTTAGTTCCTTCAAAACATATGATTGTGTTCCTTTTTACTCTTTGTGCTTTCCATCTCGGTTTTATGATCCACGACTGTATCACTGAAAGCATCCACATCTTCTTGTTCAACTGTTGAAATGATTACACTTATTACTGAGCATGCCAATGTTTGAATTTCTTCTTTATAGGCCTACTTCCTTACTAAATCACCAGAGACAAGAGTTCTCGGCGATACCATAGGTCTTGGTGCTgccttcctcttctcttctgtcTTCGGTAAGCTTGACTTGTGAagatgtgttttgtgtttgcaTATATGCCATATGAATCTCTTCTCGTTGCACtgaattttctgtttttttctacaaCTTTCTTGCAGGATTTCGTTTGGCATCTTCTCGGAAACCAGTTCCAGCTGGTCCACTACTACTCCTTTCCATCGGCATGTTGTCCTTCTTTGTCATGGCGTATATGCACGACAGTTTACCTGCTATATCCATACCCGACCCTTTACCTCTACCTTAGCTTAGATGAGAGCATGAGGTTGTAACCAGATAGGAAAGCTCTCAAAAGTATGAATCAAGAACAGTTTTGCTTTTGCCCCCACACCAATAAATTGCAAAGCTTTGTTTGTGAGGCTAATGTGGAGAGAATAATGTTTCTTTCAGATAAAGAGTTGTTGCTAAATTAGAGAAATATGCATCTCCCATTCAAGATTTTGTTAATGGCactttttgaaattgaatGATCAATGCTAAATAAGAAAGGGGGTAATAAGAGAAAAGTTTGAATAAATTTGTGGACAACTCTATTGAGAATGGTTTGGTCTTAACAGCGACTCCTCGAAGCACATGTTATTTTGATGAACAAGTGTATGAACTCCGACTAAAAGTGATGTACCATTTACTTTGTTTGATCTAAGAACTACAACTTTCTGTGACTTTAAAGCCAGCTTCTGGAAAACTATCTGAATATTTTGTACCGCGATAATATATGGTACTGTTATATAGTATTGAGTTCGTGAGTTCTTAGCTAGTAGGAATCTCTTGAGCTGTAGGAGTATCGTCATAGACCAATCCCTCAACTGGATTCATCTCAGCCCATGTAGCTGCATCTGCGTATCCTAACTCAAACAGCCTCTCCAACACCTCGTCCTCTGCTGGCTCAAGTGCCCAATTCAATAGCTGAAGTCACAGAAAAACCAAGATTAACACACTTACTCCCAAAGGAGAATGATCTCATTAGAAGAAACTGAGCACTTACTTGTCTAGATGTTGCTCTGTTTAAAGGGTTGCAATCTGGGCAGATCTCAATACCCTTTAGTTTGAAGTTACTAGCGGAAAAAGCACAAACTCGAACCTGAGAAAGATTTATACAATAAGTTCATTAAGCTCCATGGAACATGTTCAGAAGTCAAGATGGATGAACATATGAAAGGGCTtccaaactttttaaaatgcCACACACTCTGAAGGAGCAGACGCATTAGAAAGAGAGAATGGGAACAGAACAACACAACAATTGTGATCATACTGTTTTAGCAGCAGCTGTTGGTGGCATAAACAATGTCAAGCCTCCATCAACACAAAGTCGATTACGGAACATTGTTGCAGGCCTTGGTGCAAGATATCtgcatttgtttttaattctggttgttaaagttttgttttccgGATAAACTGAAAGTTTCAAAAGCAAGAGAGTGATTTACCCTGGAATAAAAGAAGATGTGAAAACTGCATCTATCAAGTCGCTTTTGGAGTCGAACTGATCCACTAGAAGACCTCTAGGTCTCCAAAACACTTGAGTGATGGCAACTACAATACAGTTGAATGATCAACAACGTCAGACCCGAAGACAAGTCAGGCACGAGGAGtcaaaattgaagaaagaagacgtAGTTACTCACCACGAATTCTCCCGTTGGACCTAATGTGAATATCATCGGGCAGTAACCTCTCCATGGATTCTCTAAGGACAGCCTAAAACCACAGCGACTTGTATGAACATCTTTATAATGTAACTTAAAGCCAAACTCATCACAGCAACATTGGTGGGTCTTGTGTTTCACTCataagaaattgtttgaaCAAATTAACAAAGTGACAATCTAAAGCACAAGACCAACACCTAGGAACTTATTCAACTCTATGGCTGTAAATATTTGTGAGCACACTGAGATAGAAGGCTCATTACCCCAAGACGGAAAGCAGTGCCATTGCGTCGACAATCATAAGCAAGTTCCTTAGTAGCTTCAAGGGCTTCTCGCATAGTAGCTCCTGAGGTTATCACAGCACAGACTATAGCACCAGCAGAAGATCCTGCTAAAGGAGTAGTTTCCTGAAtcaacacacaacaaaatcatGTTCCTTCCTCAATCATAACTGTtactaaaacacacaaatccatgagaaaatgaagaacCTTTATGTAACCCTTTTCAATAAGCAACTGAGCAACTCCAAGAtgataaggaaacaaaagaccAGCAGCAGAGAAACTAAACCCAGGACTTGTAATGactctcctctctttctccGCTTCAACATCTTTAACCCTTTGTTCCCATATCATCGCTGGCTCAATCTCATCCTCAATTACACTAGCTATTCTATCACCATCATCAATCGGCGGCGTCTTTTGATTAGAACTCTTCAAAAGCCTCGACGCGATTCCGATGAAAAGCTCACCGGTGGCAACAGCGAATGATCTCTTGTTCTCGGAATCTGTAGAAAAGTTCTGATTTTGAGAAGACCCACCAGAGCAGCATGATAACCTAAGGGCGAGAATTCTCGGAGAAAGGTTAAAGCTTTTTCTCGTACGGAGAGAGATGAATGGAGTGGAACGGAGAGACATCGCCATGGATTAATGGGTCACACTCAGATTATTTGAGGGTTTTGGGAATTTCGAAAAGTTAGGGATTTGAAAATCACACGATCATCGCAGCTCACAAAACACTCATGAGGATGTGACTCTATGGTTTCGTGGAGAAATTTGTTAACTTTATAGTTCTCCCAGGAAGCAACGTTTCGCGACAGAGAGAGACTCTGTTGAATCAAAACTCTGTTCAATCTGTTTTTGGAGAGAATCTAATTTTAAGGACTGATTTTAAGAAGGTCAAAAGAGTAAATATGATGTGATTTGATGATTTCGGTTTCTGTTTCATCCATACCAAct
This sequence is a window from Arabidopsis thaliana chromosome 1 sequence. Protein-coding genes within it:
- a CDS encoding Protein kinase superfamily protein (Protein kinase superfamily protein; FUNCTIONS IN: kinase activity; INVOLVED IN: protein amino acid phosphorylation; LOCATED IN: cellular_component unknown; EXPRESSED IN: 16 plant structures; EXPRESSED DURING: 7 growth stages; CONTAINS InterPro DOMAIN/s: Protein kinase, ATP binding site (InterPro:IPR017441), Protein kinase, catalytic domain (InterPro:IPR000719), Serine/threonine-protein kinase-like domain (InterPro:IPR017442), Protein kinase-like domain (InterPro:IPR011009), Serine/threonine-protein kinase, active site (InterPro:IPR008271); BEST Arabidopsis thaliana protein match is: Protein kinase superfamily protein (TAIR:AT4G10390.1); Has 35333 Blast hits to 34131 proteins in 2444 species: Archae - 798; Bacteria - 22429; Metazoa - 974; Fungi - 991; Plants - 531; Viruses - 0; Other Eukaryotes - 9610 (source: NCBI BLink).), whose protein sequence is MSCFLSCVRFETTTDNNKPTSTESGSVSGVTCYTWDDVESLTSNFSRLIGTGGYSSIYLARVSGSINAALKVHVSSHRLYQVFRSELEILLRLQHPHIVKLLGYFDDSESGALLLEYLPQGNLQEKLNRNSKQVLPWRNRTAIAFQVAQAIEHIHEKCSPQIVHGDIKSSNILLDKHFNSKLCDFGSAKVGFSSMVQPSKTTSTMSPRSKQVMMIGSPGYTDPHYLRTGIASKKMDMYGFGVVVLELVSGKEAVSSERGEMLVHSTASLIHEILDSNGDIGEEKVRQFLDPRLSRDGSIDLEEVKTMLRVAAFCLRSPPSLRPSASQVVQTLNKKIPSLSFLGCGKKE
- a CDS encoding Protein kinase superfamily protein (Protein kinase superfamily protein; FUNCTIONS IN: kinase activity; INVOLVED IN: protein amino acid phosphorylation; LOCATED IN: cellular_component unknown; EXPRESSED IN: 16 plant structures; EXPRESSED DURING: 7 growth stages; CONTAINS InterPro DOMAIN/s: Protein kinase, ATP binding site (InterPro:IPR017441), Protein kinase, catalytic domain (InterPro:IPR000719), Serine/threonine-protein kinase-like domain (InterPro:IPR017442), Protein kinase-like domain (InterPro:IPR011009), Serine/threonine-protein kinase, active site (InterPro:IPR008271); BEST Arabidopsis thaliana protein match is: Protein kinase superfamily protein (TAIR:AT4G10390.1); Has 103071 Blast hits to 102138 proteins in 3275 species: Archae - 132; Bacteria - 12149; Metazoa - 36115; Fungi - 8926; Plants - 30400; Viruses - 358; Other Eukaryotes - 14991 (source: NCBI BLink).), whose translation is MSCFLSCVRFETTTDNNKPTSTESGSVSGVTCYTWDDVESLTSNFSRLIGTGGYSSIYLARVSGSINAALKVHVSSHRLYQVFRSELEILLRLQHPHIVKLLGYFDDSEESGALLLEYLPQGNLQEKLNRNSKQVLPWRNRTAIAFQVAQAIEHIHEKCSPQIVHGDIKSSNILLDKHFNSKLCDFGSAKVGFSSMVQPSKTTSTMSPRSKQVMMIGSPGYTDPHYLRTGIASKKMDMYGFGVVVLELVSGKEAVSSERGEMLVHSTASLIHEILDSNGDIGEEKVRQFLDPRLSRDGSIDLEEVKTMLRVAAFCLRSPPSLRPSASQVVQTLNKKIPSLSFLGCGKKE
- a CDS encoding Transmembrane proteins 14C (Transmembrane proteins 14C; INVOLVED IN: biological_process unknown; LOCATED IN: chloroplast, membrane; EXPRESSED IN: 21 plant structures; EXPRESSED DURING: 12 growth stages; CONTAINS InterPro DOMAIN/s: Uncharacterised protein family UPF0136, Transmembrane (InterPro:IPR005349); Has 188 Blast hits to 188 proteins in 62 species: Archae - 0; Bacteria - 34; Metazoa - 41; Fungi - 4; Plants - 100; Viruses - 0; Other Eukaryotes - 9 (source: NCBI BLink).); this translates as MWSLALTLPSPSLVSVRSTKLGRSVSNGGRNWSGLTKLSEKSKTKRGNGLCCKAELSELAPVVSATYGVLLLGGGLFAYSKSGSKGSLFGGLTGSVLMASAYFLTKSPETRVLGDTIGLGAAFLFSSVFGFRLASSRKPVPAGPLLLLSIGMLSFFVMAYMHDSLPAISIPDPLPLP
- a CDS encoding Acyl transferase/acyl hydrolase/lysophospholipase superfamily protein (Acyl transferase/acyl hydrolase/lysophospholipase superfamily protein; INVOLVED IN: lipid metabolic process; EXPRESSED IN: 25 plant structures; EXPRESSED DURING: 14 growth stages; CONTAINS InterPro DOMAIN/s: Patatin (InterPro:IPR002641); Has 497 Blast hits to 497 proteins in 121 species: Archae - 0; Bacteria - 10; Metazoa - 345; Fungi - 0; Plants - 59; Viruses - 0; Other Eukaryotes - 83 (source: NCBI BLink).), which gives rise to MAMSLRSTPFISLRTRKSFNLSPRILALRLSCCSGGSSQNQNFSTDSENKRSFAVATGELFIGIASRLLKSSNQKTPPIDDGDRIASVIEDEIEPAMIWEQRVKDVEAEKERRVITSPGFSFSAAGLLFPYHLGVAQLLIEKGYIKETTPLAGSSAGAIVCAVITSGATMREALEATKELAYDCRRNGTAFRLGAVLRESMERLLPDDIHIRSNGRIRVAITQVFWRPRGLLVDQFDSKSDLIDAVFTSSFIPGYLAPRPATMFRNRLCVDGGLTLFMPPTAAAKTVRVCAFSASNFKLKGIEICPDCNPLNRATSRQLLNWALEPAEDEVLERLFELGYADAATWAEMNPVEGLVYDDTPTAQEIPTS
- a CDS encoding Acyl transferase/acyl hydrolase/lysophospholipase superfamily protein (Acyl transferase/acyl hydrolase/lysophospholipase superfamily protein; INVOLVED IN: lipid metabolic process; EXPRESSED IN: 25 plant structures; EXPRESSED DURING: 14 growth stages; CONTAINS InterPro DOMAIN/s: Patatin (InterPro:IPR002641); Has 35333 Blast hits to 34131 proteins in 2444 species: Archae - 798; Bacteria - 22429; Metazoa - 974; Fungi - 991; Plants - 531; Viruses - 0; Other Eukaryotes - 9610 (source: NCBI BLink).) translates to MAMSLRSTPFISLRTRKSFNLSPRILALRLSCCSGGSSQNQNFSTDSENKRSFAVATGELFIGIASRLLKSSNQKTPPIDDGDRIASVIEDEIEPAMIWEQRVKDVEAEKERRVITSPGFSFSAAGLLFPYHLGVAQLLIEKGYIKETTPLAGSSAGAIVCAVITSGATMREALEATKELAYDCRRNGTAFRLGAVLRESMERLLPDDIHIRSNGRIRVAITQVFWRPRGLLVDQFDSKSDLIDAVFTSSFIPGYLAPRPATMFRNRLCVDGGLTLFMPPTAAAKTV